In one window of Bos taurus isolate L1 Dominette 01449 registration number 42190680 breed Hereford chromosome 4, ARS-UCD2.0, whole genome shotgun sequence DNA:
- the OR2A67 gene encoding olfactory receptor family 2 subfamily A member 67, with amino-acid sequence MERNQSQITEFILVGFQLSKNMELLLFGIFSLLYVCNLLANGMILGLICLDPRLHSPMYFFLSHLAIIDISFPSSNLPTFLENLVKHTKSISFDPCTVQMLFNLTFGSIECLILLAMSYDRYVAICHPLQYTVIMNWRVCSILAIACWACGFALALVQVILLLRLPFCGPQKVNHFFCDIRSVLKLACGDIWMNEMFLFADGVLYLVGPLALVLVSYMRILWAILKIQSKKGRKKAFSTCSSHLCVVGFYFGLAMIVYMVPDNSQQEEHLKILFLFYTLFNPLLNPLVYSVRNAQVKAAFHRVLQKKTT; translated from the coding sequence ATGGAGCGAAACCAATCACAGATCACAGAATTCATCCTGGTGGGATTCCAGCTCAGTAAAAACATGGAATTGCTCCTTTTTGGTATCTTCTCCCTGTTATATGTCTGCAACCTGCTGGCAAATGGCATGATCCTGGGACTCATTTGCCTTGACCCCAGACTGCACTcccccatgtatttcttcctttcccaccTGGCCATCATCGACATATCCTTTCCTTCCAGCAATTTGCCCACCTTTCTGGAAAACCTagtaaaacacacaaaaagcatCTCCTTTGACCCTTGCACTGTGCAGATGCTTTTCAATTTGACTTTTGGATCTATAGAGTGCCTCATTTTGTTGGCGATGTCCTATGACAGGTATGTGGCGATCTGCCATCCCCTCCAGTACACGGTCATCATGAACTGGAGAGTGTGCTCCATCCTGGCCATTGCTTGCTGGGCGTGTGGATTTGCCCTGGCCCTGGTCCAAGTAATTCTCTTGTTAAGATTACCCTTTTGTGGCCCCCAGAAGGTGaaccacttcttctgtgacatTCGCTCTGTCCTCAAATTGGCCTGTGGTGACATCTGGATGAATGAAATGTTCCTCTTTGCTGATGGCGTTCTTTACTTAGTCGGGCCTCTTGCCCTGGTGTTGGTCTCCTATATGCGTATTCTCTGGGCCATACTGAAGATCCAGTCAAAGAAGGGCCGCaagaaagccttctccacctgctcctcccacctctgCGTGGTTGGGTTCTACTTTGGCTTAGCCATGATTGTTTACATGGTTCCCGACAACAGTCAACAAGAAGAACACCTGAAGatccttttcttgttttatacTCTTTTCAACCCATTGCTGAACCCTCTTGTCTACAGTGTCAGGAATGCTCAAGTGAAGGCTGCCTTCCACAGAGTACTGCAGAAGAAAACAACGTGA